A genomic window from Astatotilapia calliptera chromosome 12, fAstCal1.2, whole genome shotgun sequence includes:
- the LOC113033517 gene encoding probable isoprenylcysteine alpha-carbonyl methylesterase ICME isoform X2: MSLSVTVGVMLVGLLYSICLACQWIYGWPDKPGYKKYIEALNPRRIYRLTLTTLDLLKYLQYWKVYFQLKSWYNDERNLKYYEKGITFGRRGNKLDLYHPPNVRKLPSPAVVFVYGGAWGTGERSTYCLLGSRMAEELKATVICPDYCTYPKGNVLGMVQDITDCLIWAHQNGEKFNFDKDNIVLIGHSAGAHLCTLTTLFLVDTREELSIEPGKQQEVLLSIRGIIGLSGVYNIVDHYEHEQKRGVERVSPMHKAMNGVENLPYYSPTHLLKKLSQDKVNRLPPFALLHGTNDIMVPAESTIRFSELLTLRSVKMSLNVLHGVAHTETAVDLMVLNRRLYRPIYRYIKEEFRKFLGTC; the protein is encoded by the exons ATGTCACTGTCTGTGACTGTGGGTGTCATGTTGGTGGGCCTGCTCTACTCCATCTGTTTAGCCTGTCAGTGGATTTATGGTTGGCCTGACAAGCCTGGGTATAAGAAGTACATAGAAGCTCTTAATCCAAG GCGAATATATCGTCTGACCCTCACTACACTGGATCTTCTCAAATACCTGCAGTATTGGAAAGTTTACTTTCAGCTGAAGTCATGGTATAACGATGAGAGGAATCTAAAGTATTATGAAAAG GGCATCACGTTTGGCCGCAGAGGCAACAAGCTGGACTTATACCACCCTCCAAATGTAAGGAAGCTGCCATCACCGGCGGTAGTATTTGTCTACGGAGGTGCATGGGGCACAGGAGAAAGGTCCACTTACTGTTTACTGGGGAGTCGGATGGCTGAAGAACTGAAAGCAACTGTAATTTGTCCTGATTACTGCACATATCCAAAG GGGAATGTTTTAGGGATGGTCCAAGATATCACTGACTGCTTGATTTGGGCCCACCAGAATGGAGAGAAATTCAACTTTGACAAA gatAACATTGTATTAATTGGGCATTCAGCAGGTGCACATTTGTGTACACTCACCACACTGTTTCTTGTTGATACAAGAGAGGAGCTTTCCATAGAGCCAGGCAAGCAGCAGGAAGTCTTGCTCTCGATAAGAGGAATTATTG GTCTGAGCGGCGTCTACAACATCGTGGACCATTATGAGCATGAACAGAAACGAGGAGTTGAACGAGTGTCCCCCATGCACAAAGCGATGAATGGTGTGGAAAACCTTCCATACTACTCACCAACACACTTACTAAAGAAGCTCAGCCAGGACAAAGTCAACAG aTTGCCTCCATTCGCTTTGCTCCATGGGACCAATGACATTATGGTTCCTGCTGAATCTACCATAAGATTCTCTGAGCTTCTCACTTTGCGCTCTGTTAAGATGTCATTGAATGTTCTTCATGGAGTCGCCCACACTGAGACTGCTGTTGATCTCATGGTGTTAAACAGACGCCTCTACCGTCCAATCTACAGATACATCAAAGAAGAGTTTAGAAAATTTCTGGGTACCTGCTGA
- the LOC113033517 gene encoding probable isoprenylcysteine alpha-carbonyl methylesterase ICME isoform X3 — MSDIKYYMSLSVTVGVMLVGLLYSICLACQWIYGWPDKPGYKKYIEALNPRRIYRLTLTTLDLLKYLQYWKVYFQLKSWYNDERNLKYYEKGITFGRRGNKLDLYHPPNVRKLPSPAVVFVYGGAWGTGERSTYCLLGSRMAEELKATVICPDYCTYPKDNIVLIGHSAGAHLCTLTTLFLVDTREELSIEPGKQQEVLLSIRGIIGLSGVYNIVDHYEHEQKRGVERVSPMHKAMNGVENLPYYSPTHLLKKLSQDKVNRLPPFALLHGTNDIMVPAESTIRFSELLTLRSVKMSLNVLHGVAHTETAVDLMVLNRRLYRPIYRYIKEEFRKFLGTC; from the exons aT GTCTGATATAAAATATTACATGTCACTGTCTGTGACTGTGGGTGTCATGTTGGTGGGCCTGCTCTACTCCATCTGTTTAGCCTGTCAGTGGATTTATGGTTGGCCTGACAAGCCTGGGTATAAGAAGTACATAGAAGCTCTTAATCCAAG GCGAATATATCGTCTGACCCTCACTACACTGGATCTTCTCAAATACCTGCAGTATTGGAAAGTTTACTTTCAGCTGAAGTCATGGTATAACGATGAGAGGAATCTAAAGTATTATGAAAAG GGCATCACGTTTGGCCGCAGAGGCAACAAGCTGGACTTATACCACCCTCCAAATGTAAGGAAGCTGCCATCACCGGCGGTAGTATTTGTCTACGGAGGTGCATGGGGCACAGGAGAAAGGTCCACTTACTGTTTACTGGGGAGTCGGATGGCTGAAGAACTGAAAGCAACTGTAATTTGTCCTGATTACTGCACATATCCAAAG gatAACATTGTATTAATTGGGCATTCAGCAGGTGCACATTTGTGTACACTCACCACACTGTTTCTTGTTGATACAAGAGAGGAGCTTTCCATAGAGCCAGGCAAGCAGCAGGAAGTCTTGCTCTCGATAAGAGGAATTATTG GTCTGAGCGGCGTCTACAACATCGTGGACCATTATGAGCATGAACAGAAACGAGGAGTTGAACGAGTGTCCCCCATGCACAAAGCGATGAATGGTGTGGAAAACCTTCCATACTACTCACCAACACACTTACTAAAGAAGCTCAGCCAGGACAAAGTCAACAG aTTGCCTCCATTCGCTTTGCTCCATGGGACCAATGACATTATGGTTCCTGCTGAATCTACCATAAGATTCTCTGAGCTTCTCACTTTGCGCTCTGTTAAGATGTCATTGAATGTTCTTCATGGAGTCGCCCACACTGAGACTGCTGTTGATCTCATGGTGTTAAACAGACGCCTCTACCGTCCAATCTACAGATACATCAAAGAAGAGTTTAGAAAATTTCTGGGTACCTGCTGA
- the LOC113033517 gene encoding probable isoprenylcysteine alpha-carbonyl methylesterase ICMEL2 isoform X1 produces the protein MSDIKYYMSLSVTVGVMLVGLLYSICLACQWIYGWPDKPGYKKYIEALNPRRIYRLTLTTLDLLKYLQYWKVYFQLKSWYNDERNLKYYEKGITFGRRGNKLDLYHPPNVRKLPSPAVVFVYGGAWGTGERSTYCLLGSRMAEELKATVICPDYCTYPKGNVLGMVQDITDCLIWAHQNGEKFNFDKDNIVLIGHSAGAHLCTLTTLFLVDTREELSIEPGKQQEVLLSIRGIIGLSGVYNIVDHYEHEQKRGVERVSPMHKAMNGVENLPYYSPTHLLKKLSQDKVNRLPPFALLHGTNDIMVPAESTIRFSELLTLRSVKMSLNVLHGVAHTETAVDLMVLNRRLYRPIYRYIKEEFRKFLGTC, from the exons aT GTCTGATATAAAATATTACATGTCACTGTCTGTGACTGTGGGTGTCATGTTGGTGGGCCTGCTCTACTCCATCTGTTTAGCCTGTCAGTGGATTTATGGTTGGCCTGACAAGCCTGGGTATAAGAAGTACATAGAAGCTCTTAATCCAAG GCGAATATATCGTCTGACCCTCACTACACTGGATCTTCTCAAATACCTGCAGTATTGGAAAGTTTACTTTCAGCTGAAGTCATGGTATAACGATGAGAGGAATCTAAAGTATTATGAAAAG GGCATCACGTTTGGCCGCAGAGGCAACAAGCTGGACTTATACCACCCTCCAAATGTAAGGAAGCTGCCATCACCGGCGGTAGTATTTGTCTACGGAGGTGCATGGGGCACAGGAGAAAGGTCCACTTACTGTTTACTGGGGAGTCGGATGGCTGAAGAACTGAAAGCAACTGTAATTTGTCCTGATTACTGCACATATCCAAAG GGGAATGTTTTAGGGATGGTCCAAGATATCACTGACTGCTTGATTTGGGCCCACCAGAATGGAGAGAAATTCAACTTTGACAAA gatAACATTGTATTAATTGGGCATTCAGCAGGTGCACATTTGTGTACACTCACCACACTGTTTCTTGTTGATACAAGAGAGGAGCTTTCCATAGAGCCAGGCAAGCAGCAGGAAGTCTTGCTCTCGATAAGAGGAATTATTG GTCTGAGCGGCGTCTACAACATCGTGGACCATTATGAGCATGAACAGAAACGAGGAGTTGAACGAGTGTCCCCCATGCACAAAGCGATGAATGGTGTGGAAAACCTTCCATACTACTCACCAACACACTTACTAAAGAAGCTCAGCCAGGACAAAGTCAACAG aTTGCCTCCATTCGCTTTGCTCCATGGGACCAATGACATTATGGTTCCTGCTGAATCTACCATAAGATTCTCTGAGCTTCTCACTTTGCGCTCTGTTAAGATGTCATTGAATGTTCTTCATGGAGTCGCCCACACTGAGACTGCTGTTGATCTCATGGTGTTAAACAGACGCCTCTACCGTCCAATCTACAGATACATCAAAGAAGAGTTTAGAAAATTTCTGGGTACCTGCTGA